DNA from Paraphotobacterium marinum:
AACATTGAATTAAACAATGCACAACCCATTTCACTCAAAAAAAAATTAGTTGTACCAACGATTGATTATGATGCTGTTAAACATTTGTTCAAAATAAATGATAATCACATACTGAAGATGTATAATAGTCCTTTATACAATAAATTAGAATATAAAAAGTTTTCGAACAAAAATATTGATTATTTTAAAAAAATTACCAGTCCAGATGAAGTAGAGATACTTTTTTCAGGAAATTGCTGGGTTGAGATTTATGATAAAAACTTAAAAAAACTTTTTTTCGGATTACAAAAACAAAAACAAACTCTTATTGTAAGTGGATCACAACCATTGAAATTTATTTTTGGAGCACCAGGTAATGTCAAAAAAATGTTTTTCAAAGGAAAAAAGGTTGATTTAAATAAGTTTAATCCAAATAAAGTTGCAAAGTTTTCTTTACCGAATGAAGAGCTAATAGATGATTAATAAAAATAATATTGTTAGAAGAAAGTCCAAAAAGATATATGTTGGCAATGTTCCTATTGGTGGAGATGCCCCTATTGCAGTTCAATCAATGACAAATACCAAAACAACAGATGTAATGGCAACTGTCAAACAAATTCAAGATCTTGCAAAAGCTGGAGCTGATATTGTGAGAGTATCTGTTCCTACAATGGAAGCAGCTGAAGCGTTTAAACTAATAAAAGAACAAGTTAAAATTCCACTTGTCGCTGATATCCACTTCGATTATAGGATAGCTTTGAAGGTTGCGGATTATGGTGTAGATTGTCTTAGAATAAACCCCGGAAATATTGGAAAAGAGGAACGTATTAGAGCTGTTATTGATAAGGCTTTTGAAAAAAACATACCGATAAGAATTGGAGTAAACGGAGGTTCTTTAGAAAAAGATATCCAATCTAAATATGGAGAGCCAACAGCAGAAGCATTAGTTGAGTCAGCGATGAGGCATGTTGATATTTTACAAAAATATAACTTTGATAATTTTAAAGTTAGTGTTAAAGCGTCGGATGTTTTTTTAGCAATTGATGCGTATAGATTACTCGCAAAAAAAATTGATCAGCCTCTACACCTTGGTATAACAGAGTCAGGTGGCTTAAGATCTGGTTCAATTAAATCAGCTGTTGGACTAGGTATTCTTCTATCTGAGGGGATAGGAGATACTTTAAGAGTTTCTTTAGCTGCAGATCCCGTGCATGAAATAAAAGCTGCATTTGATATTCTTAAATCTCTGAAAATTAGAGCTAGAGGAATAAATTTTATTGCATGTCCAACTTGTTCAAGACAAGAGTTTGATGTTATAGGTACTATTAATACTTTAGAAGAAAGGCTCGAAGACATTACTGTACCAATGGATGTATCCATAATAGGTTGCGTTGTTAATGGACCCGGTGAGGCTGAAGTTTCGGATTTAGGAATTGCGGGTAGTAATAATAAAAGCGCATTTTATGAAGATGGAAAACGTCAGCGCGAACGATTTGATAATGGCGAAATTATTGAACGGTTAGAGAAGAAAATTCGTGCAAAGGCAAGCATGATTTCAAATAAATTAAATATAAAAGAATATTAGTGAGAATGACGTGAAGAACATATACCAAGCAATTCGAGGAATGAATGATATTCTTCCAGACAAAATAAAATATTGGTCGTTTTTAGAAAATAAAATTAGAAGGATGATGATGGAACATAATTTCTTTGAAATTAGAACCCCATTACTCGAAAAAACACAGTTGTTTCAAAGAAGTGTCGGAGAGTCAACAGACGTGGTTGAAAAAGAAATGTATTCTTTTAATGATAAAAGTAATGAAAATATATCGCTAAGACCAGAAGGAACAGCTGGATGTATTAGAGCAGTAATTCAGCATGGTCTGATTCATAATCAAGAACAGAAGCTTTGGTATATGGGGCCGATGTATCGATATGAAAGACCACAAAAAGGAAGATATCGACAGTTTCATCAGTTTGGTGTGGAAGTTTTTGGTATTGAGGCTCCCTATATTGAAGTTGAAATACTAGGTATGTTAAATAACTTTTTATAAATCTTGGTTTAGGTGACTTTGTAAAACTTCAAATAAATACAATTGGTAATACAGAGTCTAGAGAGGCCTATAAAAAGGCACTCAAGACTTATTTTTTACAGCATATTGATTTTTTGGATGAAGATTCAAAACGCAGAGTTTATTCTAATCCACTACGTATTTTAGATAGTAAAATTAAAACCACACAAAAAATTGTCGAAAATGCTCCTAAATTTCATAGTGTACTTACAGAAAATGATAAAAATGAGTTTGAATTAGTGTGTGCTTCTTTGAAGGAGATAGGAGTTTCATTTGAAGTTAATGAACGTTTAGTTAGAGGGTTAGATTACTATAATGGTGTTGTTTTCGAGTGGGTTACAGACGCATTAGGTGCGCAAGGAACTGTTTGTGGTGGTGGACGATATGATGGTCTTGTTGAGCATCTGGGAGGTTCTAAAACACCTGGTTTTGGATTCGGACTTGGTATTGAAAGATTAGTCTTAATGCTTGAATCAATTGATGTGAATGTAAATTTACCAACAATAGATATATTTGTTATGACACAAAATGAATCAAATAAGCGGACAGCATTAAAGCTCTATTTTGATATAAAAAACAACTTTCCTGATAAACGAGTTTTCTTTAATCACAATAACGTTAGCTTTAAAAGGCAGTTTAAAAAAGCTAACTCTATGGGAGCTAACTTTGCTGTAATTATAGGTGACTCTGAAATATCAAACAAAAGAATAACTTTAAAAAATCTTATGGACGGCAATCAAAAAGATTATCCAAAAAATACATTTATGAGTGAGTTAAGGGAACAATTGGAGGCTTAAAGATGGAAGTATATACAACAGAAGATCAACAAGTTGATGCGATAAAGAGATGGTGTAAAAAATATCTAAAGTGGGTCGTGGTTATATTGGTTATAATTTTTGCCGCAATTCTTGTTAAAACCTTTTATCATCAAAGTGTATCAAAAGATAACTTGATTTCTGTGGATAATTTTGAAGTAATTCATAAAAAGCTCCAGAGTGATGAAGTTAGTAATGGTGTTATAAAAAACGCAAAAAATTATATTGAAAATAATAAAAATGAATATTCATCATTACTAAATTTAAATCTTTCTAAAGTATATGTGGAAAGGCAGAACTATAATGAGGCGATAAACTCTCTTAATTGGATTATTCATAATTCATCAGATGTTAATTTACTCAACATAGCTAAAGTACGGCTGGCAAGATTATATATTTTTAACTCTCAATTTGATTTAGCTAAAAATATCATTGGGACAATTAAATCTGAAAGTTGGAAGTTACAAAAAACTATTTTAATGGGTGATTTATATACAAAAGAAAACAAGTTTGATTTAGCAAAAAAAGAGTATCTAAAGGCTAAAAAATTAATCCAAATGTTCCATTAATTAATATAAAAATCAGTAATTTAAATAAGTGAGTTGATAATGTATAAAATAAATGCACGGATAACCCCTTTATTTTTGTCTTTAAGCTTGATTTTATTCGGGTGCTCTTCTGAAAAACCAGCTCATGAAATGTCACCATTACCAGTCGTTCAAAATCAATTCCAAATTAAAAATAATTGGAATAATAATATTGGAGATGGGTTCGGTAAATACTATTCTCAACAAAGCCCTGTTGAACAAAATGGAATCATTTACGTAGCCGATCGAAATGGAACGGTTGAGGCTATTGACGCTAACTCAGGAAAAGAAATTTGGGAACAGGAATTAAACTCTGATTCAGATGCTAAGCTTTCGGGTGGGATAAGTTTAGGTCAAAATGATTTATATATTGGAAGTGAAAGTGCCAAACTGTATTCTTTAAATTTAAAGTCAGGGAAAGTTAAATGGGTTATTGATACAAATAGTTCAGTTATTTCCAAACCAGTTGTTTATCAAGATTATGTTCTTGTTAATACAGATGGAGGCAACTTACAAGCTTTTGATAAGAATAACGGAAAAGAAATTTGGAACATAAAAACTTTTGAGCCTCCATTTTCTTTAAGATCTGCAAGCTCTATTACTATTCATGATAATAAGGTTTTTTGGGGTATGTCTAATGGCATGGTGGGAGTTGCAGAGTTAAAAACAGGAAATTTATTAAAACAAATACCAGTTGGAACACCAATTAATCAAACCCAAGTTGGTCAATTAATGGATGTGGATGCAACGCCGAAAGTTGTTGGAAATAATTTATATATACTTGGATACAACGGTGATTTGAACTCAATAAATTTATCAACTTATAAGTTTAATTGGAAAATTAAAACTTCATCAGCAAAAGATTTTGTTATAAAAGGGTCGAAAATCATCTTTGTAACATCTAGTGATGAAGTCCGATGTGTAGACTTGACATCCGGAAAAGACGTTTGGAAAAACTCCCAATTGGAGTATAGATTTTTAACTTCGCCAAGTATATTTAAAGACACGTTGATGGTTGGTGATATGGAAGGTTATCTGCATTGGATAAACATTAACACAGGCTTAATTGTAGCTCAAAAAGACTACGACTCAAAATTTTTGGTCCCGCCTTTGGATACTAAACAAGGTATTATTGCTTTTACTAGTAACGGTGACTTAATAAACGAACAAATAATTAATTAAGGTAAAGTATGGTACCAGTAATAGCTTTAGTCGGTCATTCGAATGTAGGTAAATCAACACTATTTAATCGCTTAACAAAGTCAAGAGATGCTTTAGTTGCTGATTTTCCCGGATTAACTCGAGATAGAAAATATGGGAAGGCAAATTTTAATAACTTTGATTATATTGTTATTGATACCGGTGGTGTAGATGGAGATGAGATTGGTATTGATTCAAAAATGTCTGAACAAACTCGACTTGCTATTGAAGAAGCTGATTTCGTTTATTTCTTAGTTGATGCAAAGTTAGGTATGAGTGTAAGTGATGAATTGCTTGCAGACTTCTTAAGAAAAAAGAATAAACCCTGTGCATTAGTAATAAATAAAACTGACTGTGTAGATTCTGAACAGATTGAGCATGAATATTATAGAATAGGAATTGATGAAAAGTTCTTAATTTCAGCTGCTCATAATAGGGGATTAAATAGGTTAATCAGTAAAACTTTAACTCCTTTTTTTGAATCTGAGATTGATGATGTTGAGGCTATGAAAATTAATTCAGATTCTACATTATTAGATGGTAGCCAAGAAGATAGCCTTGAAGAAAGACCTATTAAAATTGCCATAATAGGTAAACCAAACGTTGGGAAGTCGACGTTGATTAATAGAATACTGGGGGAAGAACGTGTTGTCGTATATGATGCGCCTGGAACCACTAGAGATTCTATTTACATTCCACTTGAAAGAAATGATACTAATTATATCCTAATTGATACTGCAGGTATCAGAAGAAGGAAAAATATAAAACAAAAAGTTGAAAAGTTTTCAATCGTTCAAACTTTAAAGTCAATAGAGGATTCCAATGTAGTTGTGTTTGTAGTAGATGCTCGGGAAAATATTACTGATCAAGATCTTAGTTTACTAGGATTTAGTCTAAACTCCGGTCGTTCCATAGTTATTGCTATCAATAAGTGGGATGGATTATCACAACAAAAAAAAGAAAGTATTAAGAGTGAAATTGATCGTAGATTAGGTTTTGTTGATTTTGCTAGAATTCACTTTATTTCTGCGCTACATGGTACAGGAGTTGGAAACTTATTTGCATCCATATCAGAAGCATTTGACTCTAGTACCAAACGTGTAAGTACATCAATGCTAACAAAAATTTTAAAAATGGCCACAGACGATCATCAGCCTCCATTAATTCGTAGTAGGAGAGTTAAGCTTAAATATGCTCATGCAGGTGGTTACAACCCACCAATTATTGTTATTCATGGTAATTTAGTTAAAGAGTTACCTGACTCCTATAAGAGATATTTAATGAATTATTTTAGAAAAACACTTGAGATTGTTGGTACACCAATAAAAATACAATTTCAAAATAGCGAGAACCCCTACGAGAAAAACCTTTCAGATAGAAGAAAAAGAATTTTAAGACATCTACAAAATAAAAAATCAAGAGGATAAATCTAAATTTATCCTCTATTACGGAATTATTATCTACTTAAAATCGAAATGCAGATTATGTAACTTATGCTTTCGGTGGTTTTAGTTATAAATGTTCTATTTTTATTTTTCTTGAAATTATACTATTGAAAATAAAAAATGAATCTTTATGAAAAAGGTCACTTTATAAAAGTATTAGAATTTTCTTCACTTTCCTTGTTTATTTAGATTCATTTTTTAACCTTTCAAATGTGAGGTTTTTTTATTGATAAAATCAATAGTACGAATGTTATTGATTATCTAATTAATGATTTTGACGATAAATTTTCTACGTTATTCAATATCAAAAGATATGGTTAAGTTGAGTGTTCCTTAGATAACTTTTAAAAAAATTAGAATAAACAAAGACTAGATATGTAGATATGGTTGAAATAGAAAAAGTTGGAATTGTTCTAAATAATAGAAATGATGATTTTTTGGGATTGTTTAATATTATATTGAATAAAAAAAATCTTCCTACATCCTCTTTTGAAGTGAGCAATAAATTTTTAGATGTTGCTGTTTTTTCTTACATGCACAAAGTCCTAAATGAAAGAGTGTGCATCGAGAGTCTATACCCTAGAATTATAATCCTTGGATAAAGTAGGTAATTTTGTATAAAAAGGAAAAAGAGACCTATTAAAATAGTAGTTAAAACAGGTGAGATTATCGGGTGTATAGTAAATATATTACATGTTAGGGGGTTAGATGCCATCAAAAAAATACCAGTCTTGTATATCAAGTTACTATTTAAAATAATGAGAAAGATATCCAAGAAGCAAGGTGGGTGATAAAAGGATAAAATTTTTTATGAATAAAGTTTAATAATTATTTGAGTTCTTTTTTATCATCAGTAATCAATTTCTCCTTCATACTAAAAAATGTTTCACTAACTTTTGTAGATGATAAAGAAACATCTTTTGTGCAAACCAAACAATATAGTAATTTTTAAAAAAGACAAAAATAAAGCCGGACTTATCCAGCTAAATACATGTTATAAATACTTGTTGTTTCTTCATATCTATGGCATGAGAACTTTTTTTATAATTTTTGTTATGTTAGTTCAATTTTGATTCAACGTACCCGGAAATATTTTGGAAACTTTTAAGCTCAAAGAGTTCTAGGGAAGCTAGCAAATGGTCAAAAATATCAGACTGAATTCCCTCATAATTAATCCAATTAGTATCATTGGTGAATATATATAATTGGATTGGTAATCCAATTGGAGTTGGATCTAAGTGTCTAACTAAAAATGTGAAATCGAACTTTATATCATCTCTACTTTTTAGGTATGCTTCAATATAAGCCCTATAGAGTCCAACATTTGTTAATTGTCTGCCATTGATTACATGTGAAGTATCTATTTTATTTTGGTTATTCTCGCTAGATATTTCTTTGTTTTTGGCAAAAATAATAGGTTTAAGTAATTCAATCTTTTCTAACTTTATTAATAACTCTTCGGAACAAAATTTAATGGTATCTATATTAATATATATGGAACGCTTAATCCTTCTACCACCGGAATCAGACATACCTCTCCAGTTTTGAACACTTGCGCTTGTTAACGATGTCGTTGGGATTGTTGCTATTGTTTTATCGAAGTTCCTGATCTTGACTGTATTTAAATTAAGTTCAATTACGTCGCCATCAACATGTTGTGAGGGTACAGTAATCCAGTCACCAACTCGCACCATATCCATTTGGGAGACTTGTATGCTTGAAACAAGGCCCATTAATGAGTCTTTGAATACTAATAAACCAATACCACCTAATGCACCTATACCAGCAATCAGAGATAGTAGACTTTTATCAATTACAATTGATATGGCCATTATAGTGGCAAAAACTGCAATAATAATTTTAACAACTTGTACATATACATGCATGGGTTGCTTTTCGAGGGACTTTACCTTATGTGGTAATTGCTTAAAACCGTCCAAACATCTAAAGAAAAAGACAGACACAACAAAAAGCAAATAAAGTTCAGCGGCAACTTGAATACCATTGACTAAATTATTTAAAGGTAATTTCTGGCTAGAGATTAAAGGGGAAGCCTTTAAAAAAACCAATCCAGGACCAATATGGGATAGCACTTTTATGACATCTTCATTAATAAAAAGTCCTAACAGCATACTTTTGGTTCTGGAAATTATTTTAGTAGCAATGGAGACAATATATTTTTTTAAAATGTAATTTACCAATAAGCTAATAATACAAATTCCAAAAAATATTATTATTGCTGAAAGGTATAGTGCAATATTATCACTAATTGATAAGTATTGTATGAGCCAGTTTGTAATTTGTGCATTCATTTATTATTCCTTTATGATGATGTTTATATATATTTTTTATATTTTTTATATTTTTATATTTTTATATTTTTAAAGATAATATTTAATTTAAAGATTATTATCAAGATAGATTTTTATACTTAAAATTATCATCTTAATTAATTTGGATAACTTTAGATACAATTTTTCCATCTTTAATGGTTGTTTCTATGTGTTCTCCACAAATAACATCTTTCTTAGATCTAATGACTTTTCTTTCGGAGTTAACTGTAATGGAATAACCTTTTTTAAAAATATCCAAAGGATTTAAGTGTGATAAGTGGTTTAATTTTTGATGACTCATATTTTTCTTTAAATCAACTATCTGAGCTAGAATTGAATTTAAAAGTATTTCTTTTTGTTGAAAAGAGTAGCCATACTTATTTATTTTTGAAACTACAATCTTATGATCTAATTCTAGATTTTTTGCTTGTATTTTATTAGTTAATTCTATGATTTTATTTAATATTAAATTATTTAGCTTCTCTGCAATATAATCATTTTTTTGAAAATTATTTTGAATGATTCTCGTGGGGTTTAAGCTATTTATTTGTTCACTTTTTTTTTCTAAACATAGATACTTTTCTTTTAACTTATTGGAAACAAGTCGTTCAATTTGATTTACTTTTCCGAAAATATCTGTAACTAATTTTACAATATCAACAGATATTATTTCTGCAGCAACAGAAGGTGTAGCTGCTCTCAAATCACAAATATAGTCAGTTATGGTGGTGTCAATCTCATGACCTACGGCAGAAATTATAGGTTTCTTGAAAGAAAATATTCTTCTGGCTAGTTTTTCACTATTAAATGACCATAAGTCTTCAAGACTTCCACCTCCACGAGTGATAATATAAACATCGCAAATATTCTCTTTTTCAGCTAATGCAATGTTATTTAGTAATGATTGTTCAGATTTCTCTCCTTGAACAATTGAAGAGTATAGATAAATTTCAAGAGAGGGATTTCGTCTCTTTAGCACATTCAATATATCATGAATGGCTGCACCAGTTTCTGAAGTAAAAACTCCAACTTTACCAATATTTTTCGGTAATGCTTTTTTATGAACTTTATCAAATAACCCTTCACTTGAAAGCTTTGTTTTTAATATTTCATATTGTCTTTTTAGTAAACCCTCACCAAATGGCTTCATTTTTTCAATGATCAACTGATAATCACCTCTAGCAGAATATAACGTCACTTTTGCTAAAACCATTATTTGATCACCATTAATAGGTTCAAATGATAAAAATTTATTTGAAGTTCTAAACATTGCACATTTGACTGAAGAAGTTGAGTCTTTTAATGAGAAATACCAATGCCCTGATATCGGCTTTGAAAGATTTGAAATTTCGCCAGTTAAATAAATGTGGTCAATATTATTTTCTAAAATTCTTTTTACAAGATTATTTAGTGATGAAACGGTATGTATTTTTGTACTGTCCATGAACTTTTTATTTAAAAAATCACATTGTTTAGTATTATACTTTTTTATAAATTAATGACTAGCAAATTTTAATTTATTAAAGTATAATTCTTCGGCAATATTATATACTTTAATGAGATATTGCCATGTTACGAATAAAAAAAGAAGCACTCACTTTTGATGATGTTTTACTAGTACCCGCACATTCAGAAGTCTTACCAAATGATGTTCAATTGTCAACAAGATTGACCCAAACCATTAATTTAAACATACCAATGGTCTCTGCAGCTATGGATACTGTCACGGAAGGTAGATTTGCAATTGCTCTAGCACAAGAAGGTGGAATTGGCTTTATCCATAAAAACATGTCAATCAAACAACAAGCCCAAGAAGTAAAAAAAGTTAAGCATTTTGAAGCTGGTGTAGTAAAGAAACCTATCGTTGTGAACCCAAATAATACAATTTTTGAAGTGAAAGAGTTAACACAGCGTTTTGGTTTTGCCAGTTTCCCTGTTATTGAAAATAATAAGTTAGTTGGTATTATAACAGGAAGAGATGTTCGTTTCGTACAAGATTTATCGATTACAGTTGATAAAGTCATGACCCCTCGCTCTCAATTAGCTACTGCTCCAGAAAATGCTTCGAGAAAAGAAGTTGAGCAAGTCATGCAAAATTATAGAGTTGAAAAAGTTCTTTTAGTTGATAAAAATGATTCATTGAAGGGCATGATTACAGCAAAAGATTTCCAAAAAGCTGAAAATAAGCCTAATTCATGTAAAGATGAATTAGGTAGGTTGAGAGTGGGTGCTGCTGTTGGTGCTGGAAAAGGGAATGAAGAGCGAATTGAAGCACTTGTGAATGCGGGTGTTGATGTGCTATTAATTGATTCGTCACATGGGCACTCAGAAGGTGTTCTCCAAAGAATTCGGGAAACAAGAGCAGCATACCCCAACCTTCAAATTATTGGTGGTAATGTTGCAACCAAAGAGGGAGCTGAGGCACTTATAAATGCTGGAGTAAACGCGGTAAAAGTTGGTATTGGCCCTGGTTCTATTTGCACAACTAGAATAGTGACTGGAGTAGGAGTTCCTCAAATAACAGCTATTTCAGATGCGGCTGAGATTGCACAAAAATATGATATCCCCGTCATTGCTGATGGTGGGATCAGGTTTTCAGGAGATATGTGTAAGGCTATTGTTGCTGGAGCATCGTGTGTAATGATGGGTTCAATGTTTGCTGGCACCGAAGAATCTCCAGGGGAAATTGAATTATATCAAGGTCGTTCTTATAAATCTTATCGAGGAATGGGATCTTTGGGAGCCATGAGTCAAGGTTCTTCAGATAGATATTTTCAATCTGATAATGCTTCGGATAAATTAGTTCCGGAAGGTATTGAGGGTAGGGTTGCTTATAAAGGTATGCTGAAAGAAATTGTCCATCAGCAAATAGGTGGATTAAGATCTTGTATGGGACTTACAGGCTCAGCAACAATTGAAGATCTTAGAACAAAAGCAGAATTCGTGAAAATTTCTGGTGCAGGGATAAAAGAATCTCATGTTCATGATGTGACAATTACAAAAGAAGCTCCAAACTATCGTCTTGGGTAAGGTATAATTTAAGAGAATAATTAATGAAAAATGTTGATAATATTTATAAAGATAAAATTTTAATTTTAGATTTTGGTTCACAATATACTCAATTAATTGCTAGAAAAGTTCGAGAAATAGGTGTTTATTGTGAGATATGGTCTTGGGATGTAGATTCTGAAGATATTAAAAAATTTAATCCAAATGGAATAATTCTATCTGGGGGACCGGAGAGTGTCACAGAAAACAATTCTCCTAGAGCATGTAATTATGTCTTTGAAGCAAATATACCTGTTTTAGGAATTTGTTATGGGATGCAGACGATGGCAAAACAACTTGGAGGTGAAGTTGAATCTTCTTCAGATAAAAGAGAGTTTGGTTATGCTCAAGTTAAAGTGACGCAAAAATGTTCATTAATTAAAAATATTGAAGATGCTGTTTCAAGTGATGATTATGGACTTCTAGATGTGTGGATGAGTCATGGAGACAAAGTAAAGTCAATTCCAAGTAGTTTTAAGAAAATTGGTGAAACTTCTAGTTGTCCTTACGCGATCATTAGTAATGAGGAAAAAAATTTTTTTGGTATTCAATTCCATCCTGAAGTAACTCATACAAAGCAAGGTAAAAGAATATTAGAAAATTTTGTTATTGATATATGTCAATGTGAGAAACTGTGGAGTTCGAGTTCAATTATTGATAATGCAATTAAACAAATCAAAGAAACAGTTGGCAACGATGAAGTTATTTTAGGATTATCTGGTGGAGTAGATTCTTCAGTTGTAGCAATGCTTGTTCATAGAGCAATTGGTAAAAGGTTAACCTGTGTTTTCGTTGACAATGGTTTATTACGCTTAAATGAAGCAGATCAAGTTATGGATATGTTTGGTGATCATTTTGGTCTGAACATAAAGAAAATCGATGCTGAAAATATGTTCCTAGACTCTTTGAAAGGAATAAATGATCCTGAGGAAAAGAGAAAAGCAATTGGACATACTTTTATAGATGTCTTTGATAGAGAATCTAAAAAAATTGAAAATGCTAAATGGCTTGCTCAAGGAACAATTTATCCAGATGTAATTGAATCAGCAGCATCAAAGACAGGTAAAGCCCATGTAATTAAATCACATCATAATGTTGGTGGTTTGCCAGATGATATGGAATTAGGTCTTGTCGAGCCTTTAAAAGAATTATTTAAAGATGAGGTTAGAAAAATTGGTCTTGAGCTTGGTTTACCACACAGCATGTTGTATAGACATCCGTTTCCTGGTCCAGGTTTAGGGGTCAGAGTTTTAGGTGAAATTAAAAAAGAATATTGTGAACTTTTAAGAAAGGCAGATCATATTTTTATAGAAGAATTAATAAAAAATGAGTTATATCATAAAGTTTCGCAAGCTTTTGCAGTATTTTTACCAGTAAAATCTGTTGGAGTTATGGGTGATGGAAGAAAATATGATTGGGTTATATCTTTGAGAGCTGTAGAAACTGTTGATTTTATGACTGCTCATTGGGCTCAATTACCTTATGATTTTTTAGGACACGTATCCAATAGAATAATTAACGAAGTTTCCGGAATTTCAAGAGTTGTATATGATATTTCAGGTAAACCACCAGCCACTATTGAATGGGAATAACTTGATTATCCAGTTAATTAGTCATAGTTTGTTAGAATTTGTTATTGAGCAAGGATAGTGAAAAATAAAAAATTATGAATTAGACTGTAAATAAAAAAGGCTTTCAACTGAAAGCCTTTGAAAGAATCAAGGATAAATAAATTCTTTATACATACGCTTGTAGCTAATAAATTAGCTTTGGTCGACAAGCAATATTTAAGACATTAAAAAATTATAAAAGTTCCATCTAATATTAATAATATGTTATTTTTTTATTAAAATGTCATGTTATTGTTTTATTTTGTTAAATAAATGTAAATA
Protein-coding regions in this window:
- the guaA gene encoding glutamine-hydrolyzing GMP synthase, with the protein product MKNVDNIYKDKILILDFGSQYTQLIARKVREIGVYCEIWSWDVDSEDIKKFNPNGIILSGGPESVTENNSPRACNYVFEANIPVLGICYGMQTMAKQLGGEVESSSDKREFGYAQVKVTQKCSLIKNIEDAVSSDDYGLLDVWMSHGDKVKSIPSSFKKIGETSSCPYAIISNEEKNFFGIQFHPEVTHTKQGKRILENFVIDICQCEKLWSSSSIIDNAIKQIKETVGNDEVILGLSGGVDSSVVAMLVHRAIGKRLTCVFVDNGLLRLNEADQVMDMFGDHFGLNIKKIDAENMFLDSLKGINDPEEKRKAIGHTFIDVFDRESKKIENAKWLAQGTIYPDVIESAASKTGKAHVIKSHHNVGGLPDDMELGLVEPLKELFKDEVRKIGLELGLPHSMLYRHPFPGPGLGVRVLGEIKKEYCELLRKADHIFIEELIKNELYHKVSQAFAVFLPVKSVGVMGDGRKYDWVISLRAVETVDFMTAHWAQLPYDFLGHVSNRIINEVSGISRVVYDISGKPPATIEWE
- the guaB gene encoding IMP dehydrogenase → MLRIKKEALTFDDVLLVPAHSEVLPNDVQLSTRLTQTINLNIPMVSAAMDTVTEGRFAIALAQEGGIGFIHKNMSIKQQAQEVKKVKHFEAGVVKKPIVVNPNNTIFEVKELTQRFGFASFPVIENNKLVGIITGRDVRFVQDLSITVDKVMTPRSQLATAPENASRKEVEQVMQNYRVEKVLLVDKNDSLKGMITAKDFQKAENKPNSCKDELGRLRVGAAVGAGKGNEERIEALVNAGVDVLLIDSSHGHSEGVLQRIRETRAAYPNLQIIGGNVATKEGAEALINAGVNAVKVGIGPGSICTTRIVTGVGVPQITAISDAAEIAQKYDIPVIADGGIRFSGDMCKAIVAGASCVMMGSMFAGTEESPGEIELYQGRSYKSYRGMGSLGAMSQGSSDRYFQSDNASDKLVPEGIEGRVAYKGMLKEIVHQQIGGLRSCMGLTGSATIEDLRTKAEFVKISGAGIKESHVHDVTITKEAPNYRLG
- a CDS encoding mechanosensitive ion channel family protein; the encoded protein is MNAQITNWLIQYLSISDNIALYLSAIIIFFGICIISLLVNYILKKYIVSIATKIISRTKSMLLGLFINEDVIKVLSHIGPGLVFLKASPLISSQKLPLNNLVNGIQVAAELYLLFVVSVFFFRCLDGFKQLPHKVKSLEKQPMHVYVQVVKIIIAVFATIMAISIVIDKSLLSLIAGIGALGGIGLLVFKDSLMGLVSSIQVSQMDMVRVGDWITVPSQHVDGDVIELNLNTVKIRNFDKTIATIPTTSLTSASVQNWRGMSDSGGRRIKRSIYINIDTIKFCSEELLIKLEKIELLKPIIFAKNKEISSENNQNKIDTSHVINGRQLTNVGLYRAYIEAYLKSRDDIKFDFTFLVRHLDPTPIGLPIQLYIFTNDTNWINYEGIQSDIFDHLLASLELFELKSFQNISGYVESKLN
- the xseA gene encoding exodeoxyribonuclease VII large subunit, yielding MDSTKIHTVSSLNNLVKRILENNIDHIYLTGEISNLSKPISGHWYFSLKDSTSSVKCAMFRTSNKFLSFEPINGDQIMVLAKVTLYSARGDYQLIIEKMKPFGEGLLKRQYEILKTKLSSEGLFDKVHKKALPKNIGKVGVFTSETGAAIHDILNVLKRRNPSLEIYLYSSIVQGEKSEQSLLNNIALAEKENICDVYIITRGGGSLEDLWSFNSEKLARRIFSFKKPIISAVGHEIDTTITDYICDLRAATPSVAAEIISVDIVKLVTDIFGKVNQIERLVSNKLKEKYLCLEKKSEQINSLNPTRIIQNNFQKNDYIAEKLNNLILNKIIELTNKIQAKNLELDHKIVVSKINKYGYSFQQKEILLNSILAQIVDLKKNMSHQKLNHLSHLNPLDIFKKGYSITVNSERKVIRSKKDVICGEHIETTIKDGKIVSKVIQIN